A portion of the Blattabacterium clevelandi genome contains these proteins:
- the atpE gene encoding ATP synthase F0 subunit C: protein MDIDLTYAGLAALGAGISVIGASLGIGKIGSSAMDSIARQPEASEKIQNAMIIASALIEGAALFGIVTALLAVFK from the coding sequence ATGGATATAGATTTAACATATGCAGGTTTAGCTGCTTTAGGAGCTGGAATTTCTGTAATAGGAGCTAGTTTAGGAATTGGTAAAATTGGAAGTTCAGCTATGGATTCTATTGCTAGACAACCTGAAGCTTCAGAAAAAATACAAAATGCAATGATTATTGCTTCAGCTCTTATTGAAGGAGCAGCACTTTTTGGAATAGTCACTGCTTTATTAGCTGTTTTTAAATAG
- the atpB gene encoding F0F1 ATP synthase subunit A: MGLNKLVIYYLLFLIFFGFIPVNLFAKEKKNIDVAKTIIEHISDSHEWNIIGDKNFSLPIFLWNNGLEFFFSSQFSHGKVVKGKYGNYKMFKEKIYKTDSIGNLYMDSKGYPKNYKPLDFSITKNVVSIFISFILLCFIFRKMRKSYETYQIKWSLGIFLEFLILFIRDEIVIPNIGKKKYKIYFPFLLTMFFFILINNLIGMLPGFPNVTGNISITLVLSIITFIITYMRANKSYWKHILWMPNVPIGIKLLLAPIELVGILIRPLTLCIRLFANITAGHIVILSFICLIFIFKSFLITSFSIIFGFFISLLEVMVAFLQAFIFTTLSALLIGTTVKNYECKMK; this comes from the coding sequence ATGGGGTTAAACAAATTAGTAATATATTATTTATTATTCCTTATTTTTTTTGGTTTTATTCCTGTGAATCTTTTTGCAAAAGAAAAAAAAAATATTGATGTAGCTAAGACAATAATTGAACATATCAGCGATTCCCATGAATGGAATATTATTGGGGATAAAAATTTTTCTTTACCTATATTTTTGTGGAATAATGGATTAGAATTTTTTTTTTCTTCTCAATTTTCTCATGGAAAAGTAGTAAAAGGAAAATATGGAAATTATAAAATGTTTAAAGAAAAAATATATAAAACCGATTCTATTGGAAATTTATATATGGATTCAAAAGGTTATCCAAAAAATTATAAACCATTGGATTTTTCTATTACAAAAAATGTAGTATCTATTTTTATTTCCTTTATTTTATTATGTTTTATTTTTAGAAAAATGAGGAAAAGTTACGAAACTTATCAAATAAAATGGAGTTTAGGAATTTTTTTGGAATTTTTAATACTATTTATTCGTGATGAGATTGTTATCCCAAATATTGGTAAAAAAAAATATAAAATTTATTTTCCTTTTTTATTGACTATGTTTTTTTTTATATTGATTAATAATTTAATCGGGATGCTACCAGGATTTCCAAATGTTACAGGAAACATAAGTATTACGTTAGTTTTATCTATAATCACTTTTATAATAACCTATATGAGGGCTAATAAAAGTTATTGGAAACATATTTTATGGATGCCCAATGTTCCTATAGGAATAAAATTATTATTAGCTCCAATAGAATTAGTTGGGATTTTAATTCGTCCGTTAACTTTATGTATTCGTTTATTTGCTAATATTACTGCTGGGCATATTGTTATTTTAAGTTTTATTTGTCTTATTTTTATTTTTAAAAGTTTTTTAATTACTAGTTTTTCCATTATTTTTGGTTTTTTTATCTCCCTATTAGAAGTTATGGTTGCTTTTTTGCAAGCTTTTATTTTTACAACTTTATCTGCTTTGCTCATAGGTACTACCGTAAAGAATTATGAATGTAAAATGAAATAA
- the cysS gene encoding cysteine--tRNA ligase — MKIEERKNIRNHIRIYNSLTRKKELFQPIHKEYVGIYVCGPTVYNHLHLGNCRTFIVFDLVFRYFKHLGYKVRYVRNITDVGHLEDVGHLEKERYNGEDKILKKSRIEGLEPMEIVQKYTISFHYTLNLFNTLPPSIEPTATGHIIEQIDIIQKLIKKNLAYEKNGSIYFNMKKYRKSYSYGILSHNRIDKLFSKQKKFVEEKHCFQDFSLWKRAKKNHIMNWNSPWGKGFPGWHIECTTMSTKYLGEIFDIHGGGIDLKFPHHECELAQAIGVYNNNLANYWMHTNMLTLNDKKMSKSTGHYLELKDLISKCRKKTFHPTIIRFFILKSHYRSILNFSNKGLIDAEKGYYRLMNGIQKLNFSFSKKKKTNSFIFDVYKWIKNCYEAINDDFNTPLLISYLFEVSHIINSTFINDNDIETIHLLKKYMNYFIFDILGIQIFEKNFLEESSKKLKRITERLIKIRKEERKKKNWILSDQIRNELSDIGISLQDDKIF; from the coding sequence ATGAAAATAGAAGAAAGAAAAAATATACGAAATCATATACGAATATATAATTCTTTAACTAGAAAAAAAGAATTATTTCAACCTATTCATAAAGAATATGTGGGGATTTATGTTTGTGGTCCAACAGTTTATAATCATCTACATTTAGGAAATTGTCGGACTTTTATTGTATTTGATTTAGTTTTTCGTTATTTTAAACATTTAGGTTATAAAGTTCGTTATGTAAGAAATATAACGGATGTAGGACATTTAGAAGATGTAGGACATTTAGAAAAGGAAAGATATAATGGAGAGGATAAAATTTTAAAAAAATCTCGTATAGAAGGCCTTGAACCTATGGAAATTGTACAAAAATATACTATTTCTTTTCATTATACCTTAAATCTTTTCAATACTTTACCTCCAAGTATTGAACCTACTGCAACTGGTCATATTATAGAACAAATTGATATAATTCAAAAATTGATTAAAAAAAATTTAGCTTATGAAAAAAATGGATCTATTTATTTTAATATGAAAAAGTATAGAAAATCTTATTCTTATGGAATATTAAGTCATAATAGAATAGATAAACTATTTAGCAAACAAAAAAAATTTGTAGAAGAAAAACATTGTTTTCAAGATTTTTCTCTTTGGAAGAGAGCAAAAAAAAATCATATTATGAATTGGAATTCTCCATGGGGTAAAGGATTCCCAGGGTGGCATATAGAATGTACTACTATGAGTACAAAATATTTAGGAGAAATTTTTGATATCCATGGTGGAGGGATCGATCTTAAATTTCCACATCATGAATGTGAATTAGCACAGGCGATAGGTGTTTATAATAATAATCTTGCAAATTATTGGATGCATACAAATATGTTAACATTAAATGATAAAAAAATGAGTAAATCAACAGGCCATTATTTAGAATTAAAAGATTTGATTTCCAAATGTCGTAAAAAAACTTTTCATCCAACCATTATTCGCTTTTTTATTTTAAAATCTCATTATCGTAGTATTTTAAATTTTTCTAACAAAGGACTGATAGATGCAGAAAAAGGATATTATCGTTTAATGAATGGAATCCAAAAATTAAATTTTTCTTTTTCTAAAAAAAAAAAAACTAATAGTTTTATATTTGATGTTTATAAATGGATAAAAAACTGTTATGAAGCAATAAATGATGATTTTAATACTCCATTATTAATTTCTTATTTATTTGAAGTATCTCATATCATTAATTCTACTTTTATTAATGATAATGATATAGAAACTATTCATTTATTGAAAAAATATATGAATTATTTTATTTTTGATATCCTTGGGATTCAAATTTTTGAAAAAAATTTTTTGGAAGAATCTTCTAAAAAATTAAAAAGAATTACTGAAAGATTAATAAAAATTAGAAAAGAAGAAAGAAAAAAGAAAAATTGGATTCTTTCAGATCAAATTCGAAATGAATTATCTGATATAGGAATTTCATTACAGGATGATAAAATTTTTTAA
- the folE gene encoding GTP cyclohydrolase I FolE, whose protein sequence is MMEEKNKKFLEKKIKKTISSLEDHDTPLRNDAFFISNEEKISKIEKHFFHIMEILGLNMNDDSLRSTPKRVAKMFITEIFSGLNPKNFPKVSTFENKYRYNQMLIEKNITIYSICEHHFLPIIGKAHVGYISNGKVIGLSKINRIVNYYSKRPQVQERLTIQIVKSLQKILDTKNVACIIEAKHLCVNSRGIRDINTKTITTKLLGIFKKNSEIRKEFFHYIGIP, encoded by the coding sequence ATGATGGAAGAAAAAAATAAAAAATTTTTAGAAAAAAAAATAAAGAAAACTATTTCTTCTTTAGAAGATCATGATACCCCATTACGTAACGATGCATTTTTTATAAGTAACGAAGAAAAAATTTCTAAAATAGAAAAACATTTTTTCCATATCATGGAAATATTAGGATTGAATATGAATGATGATAGTTTACGTAGTACCCCTAAACGGGTAGCAAAAATGTTTATAACAGAAATATTTAGTGGTCTTAATCCAAAGAATTTTCCTAAAGTATCTACATTTGAAAATAAATACAGGTATAACCAAATGTTAATAGAAAAAAATATTACAATATATTCTATATGCGAGCATCATTTTCTACCTATTATTGGAAAAGCTCACGTTGGTTATATTTCTAATGGAAAAGTGATAGGTCTTTCTAAAATTAATAGAATAGTGAATTACTACTCAAAAAGACCACAAGTTCAAGAGCGTTTAACTATACAAATCGTAAAATCTTTACAAAAAATATTAGATACAAAAAATGTTGCTTGTATTATAGAAGCAAAACATTTATGCGTAAATTCTCGCGGAATTCGAGATATCAATACCAAAACTATTACTACCAAATTATTAGGAATATTTAAAAAAAACTCGGAAATTCGAAAAGAATTTTTCCATTATATTGGAATTCCATAG
- the nadE gene encoding NAD(+) synthase, giving the protein MINEKKIIEYVISWLIKYIKQSQSNGFIIGISGGIDSSVTSMLVSMTKYPTLILEMPILDKNKNLLSQKHANFLKSQFLNVHHIKKDLSSLYLSFFHTVNDPFQKKNLLALANIKSRIRMITLYYYANINNYLVVGTGNKIEDFGVGFFTKYGDGGVDIHPIADLTKSEIRFVAKKLKILNCIQKANPTDGLWEDQRSDEDQLEATYEELEWAMKITEEKKKFFNYDTFKEREKNVMKKYKTLHKKNMHKVIPIPICKIPFGIKKIE; this is encoded by the coding sequence ATGATAAATGAAAAAAAAATAATTGAATATGTGATATCCTGGCTTATAAAATATATAAAACAATCTCAATCTAATGGATTTATTATTGGTATATCTGGGGGGATAGATTCATCTGTAACATCCATGTTAGTTTCTATGACTAAGTATCCAACTTTAATATTAGAAATGCCTATACTAGATAAAAATAAAAATTTATTATCTCAAAAACATGCAAATTTTTTAAAATCTCAATTTTTAAATGTCCATCATATAAAAAAAGATCTATCTTCTCTATATTTATCTTTTTTTCATACAGTAAACGATCCTTTTCAAAAAAAAAATTTACTTGCTTTAGCAAATATCAAATCTCGTATTCGTATGATAACTTTATACTATTATGCTAATATAAATAATTATTTAGTAGTTGGAACTGGAAATAAAATAGAAGATTTTGGAGTTGGATTTTTTACAAAATATGGAGATGGTGGAGTAGATATCCATCCTATAGCAGATTTAACAAAAAGTGAAATACGTTTTGTAGCTAAAAAATTAAAAATTCTTAATTGTATACAAAAAGCAAACCCTACGGATGGTTTATGGGAAGATCAAAGATCTGATGAAGATCAACTAGAAGCCACTTATGAAGAATTGGAATGGGCAATGAAAATTACAGAAGAGAAAAAAAAATTTTTCAATTATGATACATTTAAGGAAAGAGAAAAAAATGTAATGAAAAAATATAAAACTTTACATAAAAAAAACATGCATAAGGTAATTCCTATTCCTATCTGTAAAATTCCTTTTGGTATTAAAAAGATTGAATAA
- the tsaB gene encoding tRNA (adenosine(37)-N6)-threonylcarbamoyltransferase complex dimerization subunit type 1 TsaB, with product MSLILNLETSTKNCSVSISKKGVCITSIEECSEQYLHSEKLHIFIQYAIKISKIDINDLQSICVSKGPGSYTSLRIGISAAKGLCFSLGIPLLSLDTLTIMSQKIDIKDGYLIPMIHAKSDFFYTSLFNRFKERVAPISIKKLNDKYFKFITKNQKVYFFGNINFQKKEKNLFTDYFHFFSHIYPSAMDMAFLSYVKFCNKKFNKIEEFIPFYL from the coding sequence ATGTCTTTAATTCTTAATTTAGAAACTTCTACAAAAAATTGTTCAGTTAGTATTTCCAAAAAGGGAGTATGTATTACATCTATAGAAGAATGTTCGGAACAATATCTTCATTCAGAAAAATTACATATATTTATACAATATGCTATAAAAATTTCTAAAATTGATATAAATGATTTGCAATCAATTTGTGTTAGCAAAGGACCTGGTTCATATACTTCACTAAGAATAGGAATATCTGCCGCTAAAGGTTTGTGTTTTTCATTAGGAATACCTTTATTATCGTTGGATACATTAACAATTATGAGTCAAAAGATAGATATTAAAGATGGATATTTAATACCTATGATACATGCAAAATCCGATTTTTTTTATACTTCCTTATTTAATAGATTTAAAGAAAGAGTAGCCCCTATCTCTATAAAAAAACTCAATGATAAATATTTTAAATTTATCACAAAAAATCAAAAAGTATATTTTTTTGGAAATATAAATTTTCAAAAAAAAGAAAAAAATTTATTTACAGATTATTTTCATTTTTTTTCTCATATTTATCCATCTGCAATGGATATGGCTTTTCTTTCTTATGTTAAATTTTGTAATAAAAAGTTTAATAAAATTGAAGAATTTATTCCTTTTTATTTATGA
- a CDS encoding TrkH family potassium uptake protein → MIQINFRKLLPFLTPIIFLYIIISLGWKTSINPFFNIGILIGMMLILSFFHFLILFEKTLDKGYQSMIFLSFFVFIPSLLFSIGKILFSNNVTITDLRGVLLTSLTIYILIRITYFMRKIYVKINNPIFIFITSFVFLSFLGSLFLMLPSSTVKKISFIDALFTSTSAVCVTGLGVLDTSKDFTHLGKVIILTLVELGGLGILTVTSFFSYFFRDGFSFREGIYISNFLNTKTTNNVLFLAVKVVLFTLIVEMVGALLIYLSIKNERNIIESDSPLFFSIFHSISAFCNGGFSTLSKGLYSESVRFNYLLQFIIACLLILGGIGFNILFNFFTYIWLTLKKYFYKIFKDEYFRCPVHIFTLNTKIVLFTTFSLLFFGTIFYYISEYHYSLSEHSSILGKCIVSFFSSATSRTAGFQVLNMEKWTPFTILFTIFLMWIGASPASTGGGIKTSTFALALMNIISLSIGKDRLEIQRKEISSKSVRLAFAIIILSLIIIYISILIILLLDPKKDILSIFFEAFSAFSTVGLSLGITPNLSNGSKLVLITLMLLGRIGVFNIMIGLLKRNRINSSYYYQYPQEYILIN, encoded by the coding sequence ATGATCCAAATTAATTTCCGAAAATTATTACCGTTTTTGACTCCAATTATATTTTTATATATAATTATTTCTTTAGGATGGAAAACTTCCATAAATCCTTTTTTTAATATAGGAATACTTATTGGAATGATGTTAATATTAAGTTTTTTTCATTTTTTAATCCTTTTTGAAAAAACATTGGATAAAGGATATCAATCTATGATATTTTTATCTTTTTTCGTTTTTATTCCCTCTCTACTATTTTCTATTGGAAAAATTTTGTTTTCTAATAACGTAACAATTACAGATTTAAGAGGGGTTTTATTAACGAGTTTAACTATATATATATTAATTCGCATTACCTATTTTATGCGAAAAATATACGTAAAAATTAATAATCCTATTTTTATTTTTATTACTAGTTTTGTATTTCTATCTTTTTTAGGATCATTATTTCTAATGTTACCATCATCAACCGTTAAAAAAATATCATTTATAGATGCTTTATTTACTTCTACTAGTGCTGTATGTGTTACTGGATTAGGGGTATTAGATACTTCTAAAGATTTTACCCATTTAGGAAAAGTTATTATTCTAACTTTGGTAGAACTTGGGGGATTGGGAATTTTAACCGTAACTTCTTTTTTTAGTTATTTTTTTAGGGATGGTTTTTCTTTTAGAGAGGGGATTTATATAAGCAATTTTTTAAATACAAAGACTACAAATAATGTTCTTTTTTTAGCTGTAAAAGTAGTTTTATTTACTTTAATAGTAGAAATGGTAGGGGCTTTATTGATTTATCTTTCTATTAAGAACGAAAGGAATATTATAGAATCTGATAGTCCTTTATTTTTTTCTATTTTTCATTCCATATCTGCTTTTTGTAATGGAGGTTTTTCGACTCTTAGTAAAGGGCTTTATTCTGAATCTGTAAGATTTAATTATTTATTACAATTTATTATTGCATGTTTATTAATATTGGGAGGAATAGGTTTTAATATTTTATTTAATTTTTTTACATATATATGGTTAACGTTAAAAAAATATTTTTACAAAATTTTTAAAGATGAATATTTTAGATGTCCTGTACATATTTTCACTTTAAATACAAAAATTGTTTTATTTACAACCTTTTCTTTACTTTTTTTTGGAACTATTTTTTATTATATAAGCGAATATCATTATTCACTTTCAGAACATTCTTCTATTCTTGGAAAGTGTATTGTTTCATTTTTTTCTTCTGCTACATCTAGAACAGCTGGATTTCAAGTATTAAATATGGAAAAATGGACTCCATTCACTATATTATTTACTATTTTTTTGATGTGGATTGGTGCATCTCCTGCTTCTACCGGTGGAGGTATTAAGACAAGCACTTTTGCATTAGCATTAATGAATATTATCTCTTTATCTATAGGAAAAGATAGATTAGAAATTCAAAGAAAAGAAATTTCTTCAAAATCTGTTAGACTTGCTTTTGCCATTATAATATTATCTCTCATTATCATATATATAAGTATTTTGATTATTCTTCTTTTAGATCCAAAAAAAGATATTTTATCTATTTTTTTTGAAGCTTTTTCTGCTTTTTCAACAGTAGGATTATCTTTAGGAATTACTCCTAATTTATCCAATGGAAGTAAATTAGTTTTAATTACTTTGATGTTATTAGGAAGAATAGGCGTTTTTAATATTATGATAGGATTATTAAAAAGAAATAGAATAAATTCTTCTTATTATTATCAATATCCTCAAGAATATATTCTCATCAATTAA
- a CDS encoding potassium channel family protein: MKIIIIGLGNFGRSLALNLTDNGHEVFGVDHKMEKVDLLKDRIANVVCMDANNELAYKVLPIQQANLGIVAIGENEGASIVTTAILKKYKNLRIVSRSLSKIHDTILEAMGINDVIHPEQDAAFRLTKQISFNYALDYFRVDNKHSIAEVFSPYSFSEKSVKSLQLTQKYSVSLITVIREIKNSISFNEKSKKKVIGLVTGDTILQKGDILTLFGSNKSIMNFLKDQLTNND, encoded by the coding sequence ATGAAAATTATAATTATTGGGTTAGGAAATTTTGGAAGATCTTTAGCACTTAATTTAACAGATAACGGACATGAAGTTTTTGGAGTAGATCACAAAATGGAAAAAGTTGACTTATTAAAAGATCGTATAGCCAATGTAGTTTGTATGGACGCTAATAACGAATTAGCTTATAAAGTATTGCCTATACAACAAGCTAATTTAGGAATTGTTGCTATTGGAGAAAATGAAGGTGCATCAATAGTAACCACGGCTATATTAAAAAAATATAAAAATCTTAGAATAGTCAGTAGATCTTTATCAAAGATACATGATACTATATTAGAAGCTATGGGAATCAATGATGTCATTCACCCGGAACAAGACGCAGCTTTTCGATTGACAAAACAAATTTCTTTTAATTATGCTTTAGATTATTTTCGAGTAGATAATAAACATTCTATTGCAGAAGTTTTTTCTCCATATTCCTTTAGTGAAAAATCAGTTAAAAGTCTTCAACTAACACAAAAATATTCTGTTTCCTTAATTACTGTAATACGAGAAATTAAAAATTCTATTTCATTCAATGAAAAATCTAAAAAAAAAGTTATAGGATTGGTTACTGGGGATACTATTTTACAAAAAGGAGATATATTGACTCTTTTTGGATCTAATAAATCTATAATGAATTTTTTAAAAGATCAATTAACAAATAATGATTAA
- a CDS encoding c-type cytochrome — protein sequence MNHKYFYIILLLLFINAGLNSCWFDKSKPNRVYMPDMYYSDAYEPYSEPYPNYKKNVKKIKIPLFLKEKTSSLLPVKGTIPNNFYEFLSYKKKNYQECDPSILEKKEKNKDKSKNNVKNGEKLYKINCSICHGDNGDGKGILVKNEKIFGIPNYKDRDLTIGSVYKVITYGKNNMNSYASQLNERDRWKLSEYVMYLKKINR from the coding sequence ATGAATCATAAATATTTTTATATTATTTTACTTTTGTTATTTATTAATGCAGGATTGAATTCCTGTTGGTTTGATAAATCAAAACCCAATAGAGTATATATGCCAGATATGTATTATTCGGATGCTTATGAACCTTATTCAGAACCATATCCTAATTACAAAAAAAATGTTAAAAAAATAAAAATTCCTCTTTTTTTAAAAGAAAAAACTTCCTCTCTTTTACCAGTAAAAGGAACTATTCCCAATAATTTTTATGAATTTCTTTCTTACAAAAAAAAAAACTATCAAGAATGTGACCCCTCAATTTTGGAAAAAAAAGAAAAAAACAAGGATAAATCAAAAAATAACGTAAAAAATGGAGAAAAATTATATAAAATAAATTGTTCTATATGTCATGGTGATAATGGTGATGGAAAAGGAATTTTAGTAAAAAATGAAAAAATATTCGGTATTCCTAATTATAAAGATAGAGATCTTACTATTGGAAGTGTTTATAAGGTTATTACTTATGGTAAAAATAATATGAATTCTTATGCTTCTCAATTAAATGAAAGGGATAGATGGAAATTATCCGAATATGTAATGTATCTAAAAAAAATAAATAGATAA
- a CDS encoding DUF3341 domain-containing protein, translating into MNKSEFNIHALYDNDHLMINSIKILIKKKIKIYEVYTPFPVHNLDKLLELKKTNLSFLSFLYGFFGFFLASILTWYTMIYDWPQNIGGKPSFSWVRNLPSFIPVIFEFSIFFSAHFMCITYLIQCKLFPGSYPKNPDPRTTDNMFLIEINTKNNVEKLLNLLKENGAMEVNVKRIV; encoded by the coding sequence ATGAATAAATCCGAATTTAATATTCATGCATTATACGATAATGATCATTTAATGATCAATAGTATAAAAATTCTTATCAAAAAAAAGATAAAGATATATGAAGTATATACTCCATTTCCAGTTCATAATTTAGATAAATTACTTGAATTAAAAAAAACTAATTTATCCTTTTTATCCTTTTTATATGGATTTTTTGGATTTTTTTTGGCAAGTATACTTACTTGGTATACCATGATTTATGATTGGCCCCAGAATATTGGAGGAAAACCTTCTTTTTCTTGGGTTAGAAATCTACCTTCTTTTATTCCTGTAATATTTGAATTTTCAATTTTTTTTTCTGCACATTTTATGTGTATTACTTATCTTATCCAATGTAAATTATTTCCAGGATCTTATCCAAAGAATCCAGATCCAAGAACTACTGATAATATGTTTTTAATAGAAATTAATACCAAAAATAATGTTGAAAAATTATTGAATTTATTAAAAGAAAATGGAGCTATGGAAGTAAACGTAAAAAGAATAGTTTAA
- the nrfD gene encoding NrfD/PsrC family molybdoenzyme membrane anchor subunit: MLTNHESTSIREPLIIGNKTFQNITEDILYPIERKVGTLWWISFFISILAFFWGLGCIFYTLNTGIGVWGLNRTINWAWDITNFVWWVGIGHAGTLISAVLLLFRQKWRLSINRSAEAMTIFAVIQAGLFPIIHMGRPWNAHWVLPIPNQFGSLWPNFNSPLLWDVFAISTYFSVSTVFWFMGLIPDFAMIRDRVKDPIKKKIYGILSFGWGGRSKDWKRFEEISLVLAGLCTPLVFSVHTIVSFDFSTSVIKGWHSTIFPPYFVAGAIFSGFAMVQTLLGVARKVLSLESYITRNHIEYMNMIILLTGGIVILAYISEFILAWYSNNPFEKFIYFSVKAATGPFWWAFWILIICNVLIPQFLWIKSIRRSFFWSYIIAIIINIGMWFERFDIIVLNLSHDYLPSSWTGFIPSFVDVGIFIGTIGFFFVLYLLYIRVFPVISQSELKTILKSSKISKNITKK, from the coding sequence ATGCTAACTAATCATGAATCCACTTCTATACGAGAACCATTAATTATTGGTAATAAAACATTTCAAAATATTACTGAAGATATATTGTACCCTATAGAAAGAAAAGTTGGAACATTATGGTGGATTTCTTTTTTTATTTCAATTTTAGCTTTTTTTTGGGGATTAGGATGTATTTTTTACACTTTAAATACAGGAATAGGAGTATGGGGGTTAAATAGAACCATTAATTGGGCTTGGGATATAACTAATTTTGTTTGGTGGGTTGGTATTGGTCATGCAGGAACTTTAATTTCCGCAGTTTTATTATTATTTCGTCAAAAATGGCGTTTATCTATTAATAGATCAGCTGAAGCTATGACAATATTTGCGGTAATCCAAGCGGGATTATTCCCTATTATTCATATGGGAAGACCCTGGAATGCTCATTGGGTATTACCTATTCCTAATCAATTTGGAAGTTTATGGCCTAATTTTAATTCTCCACTTTTATGGGATGTATTTGCTATTAGTACTTATTTTTCTGTTTCTACTGTTTTTTGGTTTATGGGATTAATTCCAGATTTTGCCATGATCCGAGATAGAGTAAAAGATCCTATAAAAAAAAAAATATACGGTATTCTTAGTTTCGGATGGGGAGGAAGATCAAAAGATTGGAAAAGATTTGAAGAAATTTCTTTAGTTTTAGCAGGTCTGTGTACTCCATTAGTTTTTTCTGTACATACCATTGTGTCTTTTGATTTTTCTACTTCTGTAATTAAGGGATGGCATAGTACTATTTTTCCTCCTTATTTTGTTGCCGGTGCTATATTTTCTGGTTTTGCTATGGTTCAAACTTTATTAGGTGTAGCGAGAAAAGTACTCTCTCTAGAAAGTTATATTACAAGAAATCATATTGAGTATATGAATATGATTATTTTATTAACAGGAGGAATAGTTATATTAGCATATATATCCGAATTTATTTTAGCATGGTATTCTAATAATCCCTTTGAAAAATTTATTTATTTTTCTGTAAAAGCAGCAACTGGACCATTCTGGTGGGCTTTTTGGATTTTAATCATTTGTAACGTTTTAATTCCACAATTTTTATGGATAAAATCAATACGTAGAAGTTTTTTTTGGTCTTATATAATAGCTATTATCATCAATATTGGAATGTGGTTTGAAAGATTTGATATCATTGTTTTAAATCTTAGTCATGATTATCTACCTTCATCATGGACTGGTTTTATTCCTTCATTTGTTGATGTAGGTATTTTTATAGGAACTATCGGGTTCTTTTTTGTTCTTTATTTACTATATATACGTGTATTCCCAGTTATATCACAGTCGGAATTAAAAACAATATTGAAATCTTCTAAAATCAGTAAAAATATTACAAAAAAATAA